The genomic interval TTAGGTCTTTTgttctaaaaaaattttaaaattttaactcaaCATTGACAAAATTTTTATCACATCATATCcttaagaataaaaaaaaaagagtctcatggtaaaaaaaaaatgcacgCGCAGCACGCCCGCTTTGCAACCCAACTTTTTGGCAAACCAACGTACGCATCGAACTATCATTACATCTCCCCCAACACAACTGTCCTAAAATCAAATTATAAACCTCGCTGATCCCAATCTTCGCTTCCCAGCTTCTCTGTTTCTCTCTCAGACACGCTCTcacttaactctctctctctctctctctaatggGTTTCACATCGAACGGTTCGGCCGCACCGGAGAAGCCACTGAAGTTCCTGATCTACGGCCGGACCGGCTGGATAGGCGGCTTTCTGGGCAAGCTTTGCGAAGCCCGAAGCATCGAGTACACGTACGGCTCCGGCCGTCTTGAGAACCGAAGTTCGCTCGAGGCCGATCTCGCCGCCGTCAAGCCGACCCACGTATTCAACGCCGCCGGCGTCACCGGCCGCCCCAACGTCGACTGGTGTGAGTCCCACAAGGTCGAGACCATCCGCACCAATGTCGCCGGAACCCTAACCCTCGCAGACGTCTGCCGCGACAAGGGCTTGGTCCTGATCAACTACGCCACCGGCTGCATCTTCGAGTACGATCCGACCCATCCGCTCGGGTCGGGTGTTGGATTCAAGGAGGAGGACACCCCCAACTTTATCGGATCCTTCTATTCCAAGACCAAGGCCATGGTGAGCTTTAATTTGTATTTCCATCAATGGTTGCATTTGTGTTTTTGCCAATTGATTTGA from Malania oleifera isolate guangnan ecotype guangnan chromosome 9, ASM2987363v1, whole genome shotgun sequence carries:
- the LOC131164094 gene encoding bifunctional dTDP-4-dehydrorhamnose 3,5-epimerase/dTDP-4-dehydrorhamnose reductase; the encoded protein is MGFTSNGSAAPEKPLKFLIYGRTGWIGGFLGKLCEARSIEYTYGSGRLENRSSLEADLAAVKPTHVFNAAGVTGRPNVDWCESHKVETIRTNVAGTLTLADVCRDKGLVLINYATGCIFEYDPTHPLGSGVGFKEEDTPNFIGSFYSKTKAMVEDLLKNYENVCTLRVRMPISSDLSNPRNFITKITRYEKVVNIPNSMTILDELLPISIEMAKRNLTGIWNFTNPGVVSHNEILEMYRDYIDPNFTWKNFTLEEQAKVIVAPRSNNELDATKLKQEFPELLSIKESLIKNVFKPNQKTTAA